A stretch of DNA from Spirosoma endbachense:
CCATCCACCAATTTGTAGAGTTCCATATCGCGGGCGGTCAGCTTCATCGCTTCGGCGGCCTGTTCTTTAAAATCCCAGCTACGCCAGAGTATGGTCGAACAGTTTTCGGGAGAGATCACCGAATACCAGGTATTTTCAAGCATTAGCACACGGTCGCCAATGGCAATTCCCAAGGCCCCACCCGATGCTCCTTCGCCAATGACGATGCAAATAACCGGCACGGTCAGCATAAACATTTCTTTAAGGTTACGGGCAATTGCCTCTCCCTGTCCACGCTCCTCGGCTTCGAGACCCGGAAATGCACCCGGCGTATCGATCAGTGTAATAATCGGCTTATTAAATTTCTCGGCTAATTTCATGAGCCGCAACGCCTTCCGGTAGCCTTCCGGGTTGGGCATACCAAAGTTACGGTGTTGCCGCTGTTTGGTATTCCGTCCCTTCTGTTGCCCAATAATCATGACCGTCTGGTCGCCAAGCTCGCAAAAACCACCAACCATTGCCGGATCATCGCGCACGGTACGGTCGCCGTGTAGCTCGATAAACTGATCGCACATCAGCGAAATGTAATCGAGGGTATACGGCCGGTCGGGGTGACGTGACAGCTGAACCCGTTGCCAGCGGGTAAGATTCTGGAATATTTCCCGACGTAGTTTGTCGATACTTTGCTCCAGTATATTGACCGCTTCGCTAACGTCTACGTTACTGGTTTGGGCCAATCGTTTGGTTTCTTCCAGCCGCGCTTCGAGGTCGGCAATAGGCTTTTCAAAATCGAGGTATGTTCTCATAGAATGATGAAAAATGTGTAATGAATGATGAATACCAGCCAACCCGTGGGGATATTCGTCATTGATCACGCATGATTCATAATTTATAGTTCATCATTTATAATACAAAGCTCTCGCCCTTTTTCGGAATAATGACCTGTGGATACCCTTCTTCAGCGAGTGTGGCTTTAAAGGACTCCATGCTTCCGTATTCGCCGTGGACAAGGAAAATATTTTTAAGTGTTTCCGGCGACTGCATGCCAACAAAATTTATCAGATCGTTCCGATCGCCGTGGCCACTAAATACGTCGATTTTTTCAATATTGGCCAGTACCTGATGGTCTTTCCCTTTAATGCTGAGCGTTTGCTGGCCGTTCAGTAACCGCCATCCGAGTGTTCCTTCGGCGCAATAGCCAATGATCAGAATTGTTGAATAAGGGTTGCTGATATTTTCGGCAACATGGTACTCAACACGGCCACCCTGAACCATTCCCGACGACGAAATAATGATGCAGGGTTCGCCATAATTCGATACTGCCTTGCTGGCTTTCGACGACTCCAGGAACTGAAAGTTCTGGAAGTCAAACAACGCTTCGTTCTCTTTGTAGAATTCCCGGGCTTCCCGGTTCAGCATTTTAATGTGCTGATTGTAAATTTTAGAACTCTCAAAGGCCATTGGGCTATCAGAAAATACCCGGATAGGCGGAAAATCCCGTTCGGTATAGAGCCGGTTCAGCGTGTAAAGTAATGCCTGGGTTCGCCCAACGCTAAACGAAGGAATGATAAGTCGTCCGGGAATGTCAATACAGGTCCGCTGAATAATATCGGCCAGCGCATCTTCGGGCGACATCATGTTTTCGTGCAGCCGATTACCATAGGTACTTTCACAGATGAGGTAATCAACCTTTGGAACGGGTTCCGGATCAACCAGCAGGGGGTAGTTTTTCCGGCCTATGTCGCCCGAAAAACAGATGCTTTTCCGTTCGCCATTTTCAACCACATTGATAACAATGTGAGCCGCGCCGAGTAAATGGCCCGCCGGAATGAACGTAACATCCACTCCATCGGCCACCCTGAATTTTCGGTTAAACGCAATGGGAACTACATTTTCCATTGTTTCCCGCACCTGTCTGTCCAGAAACAGGTCTTTCTGCATCTGAATCTGACGATCTCGAACGCGCTGTTTTTTACTGGCGTTCAGGTCGTTGATCCGCTTTTGGTTCAGGGAAGCAGCATCTTTCAGGAGTACATTGGTTAGTGCAAATGTTGGCTCAGTACAAAGAATCTGTCCTTCATAACCTTCCCGAAAGAGGTTAGGCAGATTGCCCGAATGGTCCACGTGAGCGTGGGTCAGCAACACTAAGTTTATGCTTGAAGCCTCAAACGGAAAAAATCCCAGATGAGGAGTAATTGGGGCGGTCTCCTGTGACCCAGCCTGACCGTTGGAATTGGGTCGCTCCATATCCGACCCACAGTCAATCAGGATGCGGTAATCATCCTCCAGTTCCAGCAGGTACATGCTGCCTGTTACCTGCCGGGCCGCCCCCAGAAACGATAATTTCATGCGTACAGCTTAAAAATCCGATGTCGTTTGTTTGATGTCTCGTAAAGGGTGGGACTTAACACAAGCTAGGTGGTGAGTATTATGTAAGTTTGCAAAAGTACAAAATAGACCCCGAATCGCCTAACTGTCTCTAATCGCACTTTATGCCTCGCTTGCTCTCATTTGTCTTTTCAATCACTTATTTATTCGGTTATTACACGCAGGCAAAACCCTTTTCGAATAACCAACCCATTACCGATTCGCTGGCAACTCAGCGCCTTCTGGCCAGAGTTGAAGCGTTTCAGTCAGGGCCTGCTGCCCGGTTCGGTACAATAGCGCTGTCGGTTCGCCGGGTAAGCGATGGAACCGAACTCATTGGTTATAATACACATCAGAGTTTACCATCAGCTTCTACACTAAAACTCATCACTACCGCTACGGCAATGGCCGTACTGGGCAGTAACTATACGTATACAACAATGCTGGAATATGATGGCACGATCAAAGACAGCACCTTAATGGGCAATCTGTACATTCGCGGCTCGGGTGACCCTTCGCTTGGCAGCTGGCGATTTCCCAATTATTATGATCTGAATGCCTTACTTAAATACTGGTCAGCTGCGGTTAAAGCAGCTGGCATTCGCCGGATACAGGGAACGGTAGTGGGCGATGCCAGCCTATACGATGAATTAACAACGCCCGATACCTGGCCGTTTGGCGATTTAGGCAACTATTACGGGGCCAGTCTGAGTGCGCTCAATATCAATGAAAATTTGTACCGGGTTTTCTTTAAAACAGGCAAATCCGTCAATGTTCCAGCCAATGTTTTACGTACCGACCCTGCCTTACCCTACCTGGTTTTTCGCAATACTGTCGTAACGGATGCAGCCAACACCGGCGATCAGGTCAATATCTACGGTACGCCATTCATGAACCAGCAGTGGCTGACCGGTAAAGTCCCGATTGGTGAACCGGCCAATGAATTTAGTGTTAAGGGCTCAATGCCCGATCCAGCTTTTTTTGCCGCTTACGCGCTTCATAGGCAGTTAGGTCAGGATACTATACTTGTCAGTGGTTCACCTAATTCGGTGGGCGGTGGCTTACCCAATTCCTTCCCTGCTACGGGCAAACGAACGGTGTTAAATCAACACCGCTCCCCCACATTGGTCGAACTGGTTCTGCAAACGAACTTCCAGAGCATTAACCTCTATGCCGAAGCGCTCCTTCGAACCACGGCACTGACCCTAAACAAAACTGTTCGTTCGACCAGCGCCAGTATCGATGAATTGATCAAATTCTGGCGAAGTAAGGGGGTAAACCTCGATGGTTTCCGGATTCGGGATGGGAGTGGTTTATCGGCCGTGGGCGCCCTTACCGCCGACAACATGACCAGTATTCTTAGCACAATGGGCCGTGAGAAGGCGTTCCCGCAGTTCTATGAAACGATTCCAATCGTTGGCCAGACGGGCACCGTAAAAACACTGGCACGAGGCACAGCCGCTGCGGGTAACATTCGGGCTAAGAGTGGCTCAATTGAAGGTGTCCGGGCCTATGCAGGCTACTTCACCGCTGCCGACGGTGAGCGTATGAGTTTTTGCGTACTGGTCAATAAATTTACCCCAGGCCAGAACCGCGTGGTAACCACGGAACTGGAGAAAATTTTTGTGGGGCTGGTTGGGTTAAGCGGAAAGTAAGTAAGTCGGAATTCGGAATACGGTATTGGGCAGGTGAGTTTACCTGCCCAATACCGTATTCCGAATTACTCGTCATCTTCGTGGTCGCACACGGTAACGACATTAAACCAGTATTGGCCAATGGCTTTCGTTACTTCACTGAGCCGTTGAAACGTTGGGGGCTTGGTGATAAAACTATTGGCTCCGTTAAAATAAGACGTTTCAATATCGTCTTTAGCATCGGAGGTTGTTAGAACGACAATGGGAATATGACGAAGCTGTTCACTGGCTTTAATCTCGCGTAAAGCCTCCCTGCCGTCTTTTCTGGGCATATTCAGGTCCAGCAAAATCAGCTCAGGGAGCGTATGTGATGAGCCAACATACCGTCCTTTATAATTTAAGAAATCGAGCAGATCTTCACCGTCTTCGGCAAATGAAATCCGGCTGGCAGGATAATGTTGATGAAAAGCTTCACGGGTCAGGTAACGATCGTCTTCGTCGTCATCAACTAGCAGAATATGAATAGTTTTCTGTGGGGTTTGATCGGTCATAATCGTATAGTGATTGGCTTTCGGGCAGGACTACGATAAACGTTGTTCCTTTTCCTGGCTGACTTCGGGCAGTGATATGGCCGTGGTGAGAAACAGTAACTCGTTTACAAATAGCGAGTCCAATGCCAGTGCCTTCAAATTCACTTTTGCCGTGCAATCGTTGGAAAACTTTAAAAATATGATCTAAATATTTTTCGTCAAAGCCGATCCCATTATCTTCAACGGTGATCTCGAAATAGAGTCGACCGGAAATTAATTCAGGGTATGTCGACCCATCAATGGGATTAGCCTGTATTCGGAGAAGAGGCTGTACATCTACCCTTGTAAATTTCAGTGCATTAGAAATCAAATTCGTAAACAAATGATCCATTTGGCTTCCAATAGCCTGAATCATTGGCAATTGGCCAATTTCCACACGAACGTCCAATCCTTTGATCCGTAGCTCCTGATCATCTAATATACGCTGAACGATCGTAGCTAATGCAACAGGCTTAAACTCTTCCTGATGATTCGAGATCCGCGAAAAATTCAGGAGATCTTTAATCAATTTCGACATCCTTTCGGCAGAATGAACAATTTTGTCCATAAACATAAGGCTGTCGCCGTCGAACAGGTTGCCGTATCGGTCTGTAATCAGATTAGCAAAGGATTGAATCTTCCGGAGCGGCTCCTGCAGATCATGACTGGCCACAAAGGCAAACCGTTCCAGTTCTTCATTAGACGCTTCTAACTGACGAATCTGCTCTTTAAGTCGCGACTCATAGGCGCGAAGCTGATCTTCGTTCTGTTGCCGACTCGCCAGTTCCTGCTCCAGTAAACGATAGGAAATGACCAGTGAAAGAAATGTGAGTAATGAAAGCGTAAAAATAATGATGAGTGTATTGCGAAACGATCGGGCGGCCTGCCGATTTCGCGTCTCCATCAGGGTGCGTTCTGTATCGACCATGATGGCTACATGGCGCCGAAGGGCATCCATACGCAACCGCCCTTCTGTACTCAGTTGCAGCACAATCGGAACTTTAGCCATCCTGTTTTTAACGCGCATCTGCGAGACTTCCAGTTTAGCTTTGACCAACTGATCGAGTAAGGTAGTCCGCTGAACCTGCAATGAGTTATCACCCATAAGCGTGTGCAACTGATTCAGTCGGCCCGGTAACAGGCTCAGCGCGATTTTGTAAGGCTCCAGGTATGTCGTATCATTTGTCAGAACATAGCCCCTTGAGCCTGTTTCAACATCTTTCACCAGTGATAGAATAGTCTCCAGCGAGCCAACCACTTCATAGGTATGACGAACTCGTTCTGTATCATTTCCATACTGATTATAACTATAGAATGATAACGTAAAGCCCGACGCAATTAAAACCATTGCCACAAAGAATCCGAACGCAATGCGTCGATTCATGATCTTTGGAGCAACCTGATGAAGAATTTTCATGACGTCGAAGAACTCTTTACACTGCAAATATAAATAAAGAAATGGGCAAACTTTCCTTTAGAGGTAGGTATGCCCTGGCCTGATAAAGCGCCAATTCTTACAGTGTTTCAACAACAAGATTATGGTTTGTATAGATGCAGATATCTGCCGCTATGTGCAGGCTTTCCCGGACCATTTCTTCGGCAGATAGCGCCGTTGCGTGTTTCTTAAGCGCTACAGCGGCCGACTGTGCATAGACACCACCAGATCCAATAGCCGCAATATCGTTATCCGGTTCAATCACATCACCCGTGCCCGATATCATCAACAGATCTTCTTTAGAGGCTACAATCAACATCGCTTCCAGTTTGCGCAGGTACCGGTCAGTACGCCAGTCTTTAGCCAGTTCGATGGCGGCCCGCTTGAGATTTCCACCATACGCATTTAGCTTCTCTTCAAATCGCTCAATAAGTGTAAAAGCATCGGCGGTCGAACCGGCAAAACCGGCCAGAATTTTACCGCCCATCAAAACGCGTACTTTACGGACGTTACTTTTGGCAACGGTGTTGCCCATAG
This window harbors:
- a CDS encoding acetyl-CoA carboxylase carboxyltransferase subunit alpha, whose protein sequence is MRTYLDFEKPIADLEARLEETKRLAQTSNVDVSEAVNILEQSIDKLRREIFQNLTRWQRVQLSRHPDRPYTLDYISLMCDQFIELHGDRTVRDDPAMVGGFCELGDQTVMIIGQQKGRNTKQRQHRNFGMPNPEGYRKALRLMKLAEKFNKPIITLIDTPGAFPGLEAEERGQGEAIARNLKEMFMLTVPVICIVIGEGASGGALGIAIGDRVLMLENTWYSVISPENCSTILWRSWDFKEQAAEAMKLTARDMELYKLVDGIVEEPLGGAHNDHQGMAYLLKKVILEALAELSAIDPHERINQRIDKFCSMGVVIE
- a CDS encoding MBL fold metallo-hydrolase RNA specificity domain-containing protein, with translation MKLSFLGAARQVTGSMYLLELEDDYRILIDCGSDMERPNSNGQAGSQETAPITPHLGFFPFEASSINLVLLTHAHVDHSGNLPNLFREGYEGQILCTEPTFALTNVLLKDAASLNQKRINDLNASKKQRVRDRQIQMQKDLFLDRQVRETMENVVPIAFNRKFRVADGVDVTFIPAGHLLGAAHIVINVVENGERKSICFSGDIGRKNYPLLVDPEPVPKVDYLICESTYGNRLHENMMSPEDALADIIQRTCIDIPGRLIIPSFSVGRTQALLYTLNRLYTERDFPPIRVFSDSPMAFESSKIYNQHIKMLNREAREFYKENEALFDFQNFQFLESSKASKAVSNYGEPCIIISSSGMVQGGRVEYHVAENISNPYSTILIIGYCAEGTLGWRLLNGQQTLSIKGKDHQVLANIEKIDVFSGHGDRNDLINFVGMQSPETLKNIFLVHGEYGSMESFKATLAEEGYPQVIIPKKGESFVL
- the dacB gene encoding D-alanyl-D-alanine carboxypeptidase/D-alanyl-D-alanine endopeptidase, producing MPRLLSFVFSITYLFGYYTQAKPFSNNQPITDSLATQRLLARVEAFQSGPAARFGTIALSVRRVSDGTELIGYNTHQSLPSASTLKLITTATAMAVLGSNYTYTTMLEYDGTIKDSTLMGNLYIRGSGDPSLGSWRFPNYYDLNALLKYWSAAVKAAGIRRIQGTVVGDASLYDELTTPDTWPFGDLGNYYGASLSALNINENLYRVFFKTGKSVNVPANVLRTDPALPYLVFRNTVVTDAANTGDQVNIYGTPFMNQQWLTGKVPIGEPANEFSVKGSMPDPAFFAAYALHRQLGQDTILVSGSPNSVGGGLPNSFPATGKRTVLNQHRSPTLVELVLQTNFQSINLYAEALLRTTALTLNKTVRSTSASIDELIKFWRSKGVNLDGFRIRDGSGLSAVGALTADNMTSILSTMGREKAFPQFYETIPIVGQTGTVKTLARGTAAAGNIRAKSGSIEGVRAYAGYFTAADGERMSFCVLVNKFTPGQNRVVTTELEKIFVGLVGLSGK
- a CDS encoding response regulator gives rise to the protein MTDQTPQKTIHILLVDDDEDDRYLTREAFHQHYPASRISFAEDGEDLLDFLNYKGRYVGSSHTLPELILLDLNMPRKDGREALREIKASEQLRHIPIVVLTTSDAKDDIETSYFNGANSFITKPPTFQRLSEVTKAIGQYWFNVVTVCDHEDDE
- a CDS encoding sensor histidine kinase; the protein is MKILHQVAPKIMNRRIAFGFFVAMVLIASGFTLSFYSYNQYGNDTERVRHTYEVVGSLETILSLVKDVETGSRGYVLTNDTTYLEPYKIALSLLPGRLNQLHTLMGDNSLQVQRTTLLDQLVKAKLEVSQMRVKNRMAKVPIVLQLSTEGRLRMDALRRHVAIMVDTERTLMETRNRQAARSFRNTLIIIFTLSLLTFLSLVISYRLLEQELASRQQNEDQLRAYESRLKEQIRQLEASNEELERFAFVASHDLQEPLRKIQSFANLITDRYGNLFDGDSLMFMDKIVHSAERMSKLIKDLLNFSRISNHQEEFKPVALATIVQRILDDQELRIKGLDVRVEIGQLPMIQAIGSQMDHLFTNLISNALKFTRVDVQPLLRIQANPIDGSTYPELISGRLYFEITVEDNGIGFDEKYLDHIFKVFQRLHGKSEFEGTGIGLAICKRVTVSHHGHITARSQPGKGTTFIVVLPESQSLYDYDRSNPTENYSYSAS
- the hslV gene encoding ATP-dependent protease subunit HslV, with product MQPNIHATTVVGIRHNGHVALGADGQATMGNTVAKSNVRKVRVLMGGKILAGFAGSTADAFTLIERFEEKLNAYGGNLKRAAIELAKDWRTDRYLRKLEAMLIVASKEDLLMISGTGDVIEPDNDIAAIGSGGVYAQSAAVALKKHATALSAEEMVRESLHIAADICIYTNHNLVVETL